The following are encoded in a window of Cervus canadensis isolate Bull #8, Minnesota chromosome 11, ASM1932006v1, whole genome shotgun sequence genomic DNA:
- the CENATAC gene encoding centrosomal AT-AC splicing factor, translated as MAPAQRCPLCRQTFFCGRGHVYSRKHQRQLKVALERLLPQVEAARKAVRAAQVERYVPEHERCCWCLCCGCEVRKHLSHGNLTVLHGGLLEHLASPEHKKATNKFWWENKAEFQMKEKFLISPQDFARFKKSMVKSLDSYEEKEDEVIKEMAAQIREVEQSRQEMVRSVLEPQTVPDPEEGSSAPGSWKGTNSQVASTSQQPSYLDLPPAPELDWMETGQPLTFIGHQDTPGIGNIHSGATPPWMVQDEDYSSGNQQIGPSYEEFLKEKEKQKLKKLPPDRVGANFDHSSSTSAGWLPSFGRVWNNGRRWQSRHQFKSEAAARNKQQSHKGKKLMAS; from the exons ATGGCGCCGGCGCAGCGTTGTCCTCTTTGCCGCCAGACTTTCTTCTGCGGTCGCGGGCACGTCTACAGTCGCAAGCACCAGCGGCAGCTAAAGGTGGCTTTGGAGCGGCTCCTGCCGCAG GTGGAGGCCGCCCGCAAGGCCGTCCGCGCCGCCCAGGTGGAGCGTTACGTGCCCGAGCACGAGCGATGTTGCTGGTGCCTGTGCTGCGGCTGTGAGGTGCGGAAACACCTGAGCCACGGAAACCTGACCGTGCTGCACGGGGGGCTGCTGGAGCATCTGGCCAG TCCAGAGCACAAGAAAGCAACCAACAAATTCTGGTGGGAAAACAAGGCTGAGTTCCAGATGAAAGAGAAGTTTTTGATCTCCCCCCAGGACTTCGCTCG ATTCAAGAAATCCATGGTGAAAAGTCTGGATTCCTATGAGGAAAAAGAGGATGAAGTGATTAAAGAG ATGGCAGCTCAGATCCGAGAGGTGGAGCAAAGCCGGCAGGAGATGGTTCGGTCTGTCTTAGAG CCTCAGACAGTGCCAGACCCAGAAGAGGGCTCTTCAGCACCTGGAAGCTGGAAAGGGACAAACAG ccAAGTAGCCTCCACCTCACAGCAGCCCTCATACTTGGACCTGCCACCAGCCCCAGAGCTTGACTGGATGGAGACAGGACAACCTCTGACATTCATTGGTCATCAG GATACACCAGGAATTGGTAATATACACTCAG GTGCCACACCTCCCTGGATGGTCCAAGATGAGGACTATAGCTCTGGGAACCAACAAATAGGACCCTCCTATGAAGAGTTTCTTAAAGAAA aggaaaaacagaaactgaagaagCTCCCACCAGACAGAGTTGGGGCCAACTTTGACCACAGCTCCAGCACCAGTGCTGGCTGGCTGCCCTCTTTTGGCCGGGTCTGGAATAATGGACGCCGCTGGCAATCCAG gcaTCAATTCAAAAGTGAAGCTGCAGCAAGAAACAAACAGCAGTCACATAAAGGAAAAAAGCTAATGGCTTCCTGA
- the RPS25 gene encoding 40S ribosomal protein S25 has protein sequence MPPKDDKKKKDAGKSAKKDKDPVNKSGGKAKKKKWSKGKVRDKLNNLVLFDKATYDKLCKEVPNYKLITPAVVSERLKIRGSLARAALQELLSKGLIKLVSKHRAQVIYTRNTKGGDAPAAGEDA, from the exons ATG CCGCCCAAGGAcgacaagaagaagaaagatgccGGAAAGTCGgccaagaaagacaaagatccAGTGAACAAATCTGGGGGCAAGGCCAAAAAGAAG AAGTGGTCCAAAGGCAAAGTTCGGGACAAGCTCAATAACCTAGTCTTGTTTGACAAAGCAACATATGACAAACTCTGTAAAGAAGTTCCCAACTATAAGCTTATAACTCCAGCTGTCGTCTCTGAGAGACTGAAGATTCGTGGTTCCCTGGCCAGAGCAGCCCTTCAGGAACTCCTTAGTAAAG GACTTATTAAACTGGTTTCAAAGCACAGAGCTCAAGTGATTTACACCAGAAACACCAAGGGTGGAGATGCCCCAGCTGCTGGTGAAGATGCATGA
- the TRAPPC4 gene encoding trafficking protein particle complex subunit 4, giving the protein MAIFSVYVVNKAGGLIYQLDSYAPRAEAEKTFSYPLDLLLKLHDERVLVAFGQRDGIRVGHAVLAINGVDVNGKYTADGKEVLEYLGNPANYPVSIRFGRPRLTSNEKLMLASMFHSLFAIGSQLSPEQGSSGIEMLETDTFKLHCFQTLTGIKFVVLADPRQAGIDSLLRKIYEIYSDFALKNPFYSLEMPIRCELFDQNLKLALEVAEKAGTFGPGS; this is encoded by the exons ATGGCGATTTTCAGTGTTTATGTGGTGAACAAAGCTGGCGGCCTTATTTACCAGTTGGACAGCTACGCCCCACGGGCCGAGGCTGAGAAAACTTTCAGCTACCCGTTGGATCTGCTGCTTAAGCTGCACGACGAGCGTGTGCTGGTAGCTTTTGGCCAGCGAGACGGCATCCGGG TGGGCCACGCAGTGCTGGCTATCAATGGTGTGGACGTGAATGGCAAGTATACGGCCGATGGGAAAGAGGTACTGGAGTACCTGGGCAACCCTGCTAACTACCCAGTGTCCATTCGATTCGGCCGCCCTCGCCTCACCtccaatgagaagctcatgctgGCCTCCATGTTCCACTC GCTGTTCGCAATCGGCTCCCAGCTGTCTCCTGAACAGGGCAGCTCAGGCATTGAGATGCTGGAGACAGATACATTCAAACTGCACTGCTTCCAGACTCTGACAG GGATAAAGTTTGTGGTGCTGGCGGATCCTAGGCAGGCTGGGATAGATTCTCTTCTCCGAAAAATTTATGAGATTTACTCAGACTTTGCCCTGAAGAATCCATTTTACTCCCTGGAAATGCCCATCAG GTGTGAACTGTTTGACCAGAACCTGAAGTTAGCCCTGGAGGTGGCAGAGAAGGCTGGAACCTTTGGACCTGGGTCTTAG
- the SLC37A4 gene encoding glucose-6-phosphate exchanger SLC37A4 isoform X2, whose protein sequence is MAARGYGYYRTVIFSAMFGGYSLYYFNRKTFSFVMPSLVEEIPLDKDDLGLITSSQSAAYAISKFVSGVLSDQMSARWLFSSGLLLVGLVNVAFSWSSAVPVFAALWFLNGLAQGLGWPPCGKVLRKWFEPSQFGTWWAILSTSMNLAGGLGPILATILAQSYSWRTTLALSGALCVAVSFLCLLLIHNEPADVGLQNLDPTPSKGKKGSPKEESTLQELLLTPYLWVLSTGYLVVFGVKTCCTDWGQFFLIQERGQSALVGSSYMSALEVGGLVGSIAAGYLSDRAMAKAGLSIYGNPRHGLLLFMMAGMTASMYLFRVTVTSDSPKLWILVLGAVFGFSSYGPIALFGVIANECAPPNLCGTSHAIVGLMANVGGFLAGLPFSTIAKHYSWSTAFWVAEVICAASTGAFFLLRNIRTKMGRVPKKAE, encoded by the exons ATGGCAGCCCGAGGCTATGGCTATTACCGAACCGTGATCTTCTCGGCCATGTTTGGAGGCTACAGCCTGTACTACTTCAACCGCAAGACCTTCTCCTTTGTCATGCCGTCGTTGGTGGAGGAGATCCCTCTGGACAAAGATGACTTGG GGCTCATCACCAGCAGCCAGTCCGCTGCCTACGCCATCAGCAAGTTTGTGAGCGGGGTGCTGTCTGACCAGATGAGTGCTCGCTGGCTATTCTCTTCTGGGCTTCTCCTGGTTGGCCTGGTCAATGTAGCCTTTTCCTGGAGCTCCGCGGTGCCTGTCTTTGctgctctctggttcctcaatGGCCTGGCACAGGGGCTGGGCTGGCCCCCATGTGGCAAGGTCCTGCGGAAG TGGTTTGAGCCATCTCAGTTTGGCACTTGGTGGGCCATCCTGTCAACCAGCATGAACCTGGCTGGAGGGCTGGGCCCCATCCTGGCAACCATCCTCGCCCAGAGTTACAGCTGGCGCACCACGCTGGCCCTGTCTGGGGCACTGTGTGTAGCTGTctccttcctctgtctcctgctcatCCACAATGAACCTGCTGATGTTGGACTCCAAAACCTGGACCCCACCCCCTCCAAGGGCAAGAAGG gctcccCGAAGGAGGAGAGCACCTTACAGGAGCTGCTGCTGACCCCTTACCTGTGGGTGCTCTCCACTGGCTACCTTGTGGTGTTTGGAGTAAAGACGTGCTGTACTGACTGGGGCCAGTTCTTCCTCATCCAGGAGAGAGGACAGTCTGCCCTCGTGG GTAGCTCCTACATGAGTGCCCTGGAGGTTGGGGGCCTTGTAGGCAGCATCGCAGCTGGCTACCTGTCAGACCGGGCCATGGCCAAG GCAGGGCTGTCCATCTACGGGAATCCCCGCCATGGCCTGCTGCTGTTCATGATGGCTGGCATGACGGCATCCATGTACCTCTTCCGGGTCACTGTGACCAGTGACTCCCCCAAG CTCTGGATCCTGGTGTTGGGAGCTGTGTTTGGTTTCTCCTCTTATGGTCCCATCGCCTTGTTTGGAGTTATAGCCAATGAGTGTGCCCCTCCGAACTTGTGTGGCACCTCCCATGCCATTGTGGGACTCATGGCCAATG TGGGCGGCTTTCTGGCTGGGTTGCCCTTCAGCACGATTGCCAAACATTACAGTTGGAGCACAGCCTTCTGGGTGGCTGAGGTGATCTGTGCGGCCAGCACAGGTGCCTTCTTCCTTCTACGAAACATCCGCACCAAGATGGGCCGAGTGCCCAAGAAGGCTGAGTGA
- the SLC37A4 gene encoding glucose-6-phosphate exchanger SLC37A4 isoform X1, protein MAARGYGYYRTVIFSAMFGGYSLYYFNRKTFSFVMPSLVEEIPLDKDDLGLITSSQSAAYAISKFVSGVLSDQMSARWLFSSGLLLVGLVNVAFSWSSAVPVFAALWFLNGLAQGLGWPPCGKVLRKWFEPSQFGTWWAILSTSMNLAGGLGPILATILAQSYSWRTTLALSGALCVAVSFLCLLLIHNEPADVGLQNLDPTPSKGKKGSPKEESTLQELLLTPYLWVLSTGYLVVFGVKTCCTDWGQFFLIQERGQSALVGSSYMSALEVGGLVGSIAAGYLSDRAMAKAGLSIYGNPRHGLLLFMMAGMTASMYLFRVTVTSDSPKDIVFWTPALHPLAELTGFTENELWILVLGAVFGFSSYGPIALFGVIANECAPPNLCGTSHAIVGLMANVGGFLAGLPFSTIAKHYSWSTAFWVAEVICAASTGAFFLLRNIRTKMGRVPKKAE, encoded by the exons ATGGCAGCCCGAGGCTATGGCTATTACCGAACCGTGATCTTCTCGGCCATGTTTGGAGGCTACAGCCTGTACTACTTCAACCGCAAGACCTTCTCCTTTGTCATGCCGTCGTTGGTGGAGGAGATCCCTCTGGACAAAGATGACTTGG GGCTCATCACCAGCAGCCAGTCCGCTGCCTACGCCATCAGCAAGTTTGTGAGCGGGGTGCTGTCTGACCAGATGAGTGCTCGCTGGCTATTCTCTTCTGGGCTTCTCCTGGTTGGCCTGGTCAATGTAGCCTTTTCCTGGAGCTCCGCGGTGCCTGTCTTTGctgctctctggttcctcaatGGCCTGGCACAGGGGCTGGGCTGGCCCCCATGTGGCAAGGTCCTGCGGAAG TGGTTTGAGCCATCTCAGTTTGGCACTTGGTGGGCCATCCTGTCAACCAGCATGAACCTGGCTGGAGGGCTGGGCCCCATCCTGGCAACCATCCTCGCCCAGAGTTACAGCTGGCGCACCACGCTGGCCCTGTCTGGGGCACTGTGTGTAGCTGTctccttcctctgtctcctgctcatCCACAATGAACCTGCTGATGTTGGACTCCAAAACCTGGACCCCACCCCCTCCAAGGGCAAGAAGG gctcccCGAAGGAGGAGAGCACCTTACAGGAGCTGCTGCTGACCCCTTACCTGTGGGTGCTCTCCACTGGCTACCTTGTGGTGTTTGGAGTAAAGACGTGCTGTACTGACTGGGGCCAGTTCTTCCTCATCCAGGAGAGAGGACAGTCTGCCCTCGTGG GTAGCTCCTACATGAGTGCCCTGGAGGTTGGGGGCCTTGTAGGCAGCATCGCAGCTGGCTACCTGTCAGACCGGGCCATGGCCAAG GCAGGGCTGTCCATCTACGGGAATCCCCGCCATGGCCTGCTGCTGTTCATGATGGCTGGCATGACGGCATCCATGTACCTCTTCCGGGTCACTGTGACCAGTGACTCCCCCAAG GATATTGTTTTCTGGACTCCGGCTCTTCACCCTCTTGCTGAGCTCACAGGCTTTACAGAGAATGAG CTCTGGATCCTGGTGTTGGGAGCTGTGTTTGGTTTCTCCTCTTATGGTCCCATCGCCTTGTTTGGAGTTATAGCCAATGAGTGTGCCCCTCCGAACTTGTGTGGCACCTCCCATGCCATTGTGGGACTCATGGCCAATG TGGGCGGCTTTCTGGCTGGGTTGCCCTTCAGCACGATTGCCAAACATTACAGTTGGAGCACAGCCTTCTGGGTGGCTGAGGTGATCTGTGCGGCCAGCACAGGTGCCTTCTTCCTTCTACGAAACATCCGCACCAAGATGGGCCGAGTGCCCAAGAAGGCTGAGTGA